One window of the Syngnathus typhle isolate RoL2023-S1 ecotype Sweden linkage group LG21, RoL_Styp_1.0, whole genome shotgun sequence genome contains the following:
- the cdc123 gene encoding cell division cycle protein 123 homolog isoform X1, which translates to MKKKQVAHCQFSVWYPIFKQHTIKSLILPLPQNVTDYLLDDGTLVVSGSDHIAQQPHINNDSDAEEDIQWSDDETTTTVTAPEFPEFTAKVLEAINALGGRVFPKLNWSAPRDANWIALNSSLQCQSLSEIFLLFKSSDFITHDLTQPFLHCNDQDSPDPIINYELVLRKWSELIPGGEFRCFVKENKLIAISQRDYTQYYPHILKQEESIVHAIHHFFNQHIQYNFLDEDFVLDVYRDSQGRVWVIDLNPFGEVTDSLLFSWEELTSGGEVARQQDEPDFRYTASEVTVQPSPCLSYRIPRDFVDLSTGEDAYKLIDFLKLQKSQQEDEEDEEPPP; encoded by the exons ATGAAGAAGAAGCAAGTTGCTCACTGTCAATTTTCCGTTTGGTATCCGATATTTAAGCAACATACAATTAAAAG TCTGATTCTTCCACTGCCTCAAAATGTAACAGATTATTTACTGGACGATGGGACGCTGGTAGTTTCTGGGAG TGATCACATTGCACAGCAGCCCCATATTAACAACGATTCCGATGCTGAGGAAGATATTCAG TGGTCAGATGATGAAACAACTACCACAGTCACA GCTCCTGAGTTCCCAGAATTCACAGCCAAAGTGCTGGAGGCGATAAATGCTCTGGGTGGTCGTGTTTTCCCCAAACTCAACTGGAGTGCACCAAGG gACGCCAACTGGATTGCACTTAACAGCTCTCTGCAGTGTCAGAGCCTAAGCGAAATATTTCTCCTCTTCAAAAGCTCCGACTTCATCACCCATGACCTCACGCAGCC ATTTCTTCACTGCAATGACCAGGATTCGCCTGATCCTATCATCAATTATGAG CTTGTCCTGAGAAAGTGGAGCGAGCTGATCCCTGGCGGAGAGTTCCGCTGCTTTGTTAAGGAAAATAAACTGATAG cGATCAGCCAAAGAGACTACACTCAGTATTATCCGCACATCTTGAAGCAAGAGGAGTCCATTGTTCATGCTATCCACCACTTCTTTAACCAGCACATCCAGTACAACTTCTTGGATGAGGACT ttgtGTTGGATGTCTATAGAGATAGCCAG GGGAGAGTGTGGGTCATTGATCTGAACCCGTTCGGGGAGGTCACTGACTCCCTTCTGTTCAGCTGGGAGGAGCTGACGTCCGGCGGGGAAGTGGCCCGGCAGCAG GACGAGCCGGATTTCCGCTACACCGCTAGCGAGGTGACGGTGCAGCCCAGCCCCTGCCTGAGCTACCGAATCCCACGTGACTTTGTGGATCTgtcaactggagaggacgcttaCAAACTCATCGACTTCCTCAAGCTG CAGAAAAGCCAACAGGAGGACGAAGAGGACGAGGAACCTCCGCCGTGA
- the camk1da gene encoding calcium/calmodulin-dependent protein kinase type 1D isoform X2, whose product MQRGAFSEVVLAQEKLTGRMFAMKCIPKKALKGKESSIENEIAVLTKIKHENIVALEDIYESPDHLYLIMQLVSGGELFDRIVEKGFYTEKDASTLIRQVLDAVDYLHNMGIVHRDLKPENLLYFNPHDCSKIMISDFGLSKMEGSGNVMSTACGTPGYVAPEVLAQKPYSKAVDCWSIGVIAYILLCGYPPFYDENDSKLFEQILKADYEFDAPYWDDISDSAKDFISNLMEKDPAKRFTCEQALRHPWIAGDTALCKNIHESVSRQIRKNFAKSKWRQAFNATVVVRHMRRLQLGSSMGSSVDASNPPARPGPKPGTSQADRNGPAAAGSAASQTSAFDNLATPRKECVATPATPCSLASAAASPVAGAELSHPSAVPAPVLAETK is encoded by the exons ATGCAAAG AGGCGCCTTTTCCGAAGTGGTCCTGGCCCAGGAGAAGCTGACGGGTCGGATGTTTGCGATGAAGTGCATCCCAAAAAAGGCTCTCAAGGGGAAAGAGAGCAGCATTGAGAACGAGATCGCCGTGCTGACAAA GATCAAGCATGAAAATATCGTGGCCCTGGAGGACATCTACGAGAGTCCGGATCACCTCTATCTCATTATGCAACT GGTGTCCGGCGGCGAGCTCTTTGACAGAATCGTCGAAAAAGGCTTCTACACAGAAAAAGATGCCAGCACGCTCATCCGACAAGTCCTGGATGCTGTCGACTACCTGCACAACATGGGCATCGTGCATCGAGACCTGaaa cCGGAGAACTTGTTGTATTTTAATCCCCACGATTGTTCCAAAATCATGATCAGCGACTTTGGTCTTTCCAAGATGGAGGGGAGCGGCAATGTCATGTCCACCGCTTGTGGCACACCGGGATATGTCG CACCGGAAGTTCTTGCCCAGAAGCCGTACAGCAAGGCAGTGGACTGCTGGTCCATCGGAGTCATCGCCTATATTTT GTTGTGCGGCTATCCTCCCTTTTACGACGAGAACGACTCCAAGCTCTTTGAGCAAATCCTCAAAGCCGACTACGAGTTCGACGCGCCCTACTGGGACGACATATCCGACTCCG CTAAGGATTTCATTAGCAACCTCATGGAAAAAGATCCAGCCAAGCGGTTCACCTGCGAACAGGCTCTCCGACATCCCTG GATCGCCGGGGACACGGCACTCTGCAAGAACATCCACGAATCCGTCAGCCGGCAAATCAGGAAAAACTTTGCCAAGAGCAAATGGAGG CAAGCGTTCAACGCCACGGTGGTGGTTCGCCACATGAGGCGGCTGCAGCTGGGCAGCAGCATGGGGAGCAGCGTGGACGCTTCCAACCCCCCCGCCAGACCCGGTCCGAAGCCGGGTACGAGTCAGGCGGACCGCAACgggcccgccgccgccggctcGGCCGCTAGCCAGACTTCAGCTTTTGACAACTTAGCGACGCCGCGAAAGGAAT GTGTCGCCACGCCAGCCACTCCCTGCAGCCTGGCCTCGGCGGCCGCTTCTCCCGTGGCGGGGGCCGAGCTGAGCCACCCATCGGCGGTGCCCGCCCCCGTGCTCGCCGAGACCAAGTGA
- the camk1da gene encoding calcium/calmodulin-dependent protein kinase type 1D isoform X1: MARENGDTSGGETWKKQVDDIKKMFDLKEVLGTGAFSEVVLAQEKLTGRMFAMKCIPKKALKGKESSIENEIAVLTKIKHENIVALEDIYESPDHLYLIMQLVSGGELFDRIVEKGFYTEKDASTLIRQVLDAVDYLHNMGIVHRDLKPENLLYFNPHDCSKIMISDFGLSKMEGSGNVMSTACGTPGYVAPEVLAQKPYSKAVDCWSIGVIAYILLCGYPPFYDENDSKLFEQILKADYEFDAPYWDDISDSAKDFISNLMEKDPAKRFTCEQALRHPWIAGDTALCKNIHESVSRQIRKNFAKSKWRQAFNATVVVRHMRRLQLGSSMGSSVDASNPPARPGPKPGTSQADRNGPAAAGSAASQTSAFDNLATPRKECVATPATPCSLASAAASPVAGAELSHPSAVPAPVLAETK; this comes from the exons ATGGCTCGGGAGAACGGAGACACCAGCGGGGGGGAGACGTGGAAGAAGCAGGTCGACGACATCAAGAAGATGTTTGATCTGAAGGAAGTCCTCGGGAC AGGCGCCTTTTCCGAAGTGGTCCTGGCCCAGGAGAAGCTGACGGGTCGGATGTTTGCGATGAAGTGCATCCCAAAAAAGGCTCTCAAGGGGAAAGAGAGCAGCATTGAGAACGAGATCGCCGTGCTGACAAA GATCAAGCATGAAAATATCGTGGCCCTGGAGGACATCTACGAGAGTCCGGATCACCTCTATCTCATTATGCAACT GGTGTCCGGCGGCGAGCTCTTTGACAGAATCGTCGAAAAAGGCTTCTACACAGAAAAAGATGCCAGCACGCTCATCCGACAAGTCCTGGATGCTGTCGACTACCTGCACAACATGGGCATCGTGCATCGAGACCTGaaa cCGGAGAACTTGTTGTATTTTAATCCCCACGATTGTTCCAAAATCATGATCAGCGACTTTGGTCTTTCCAAGATGGAGGGGAGCGGCAATGTCATGTCCACCGCTTGTGGCACACCGGGATATGTCG CACCGGAAGTTCTTGCCCAGAAGCCGTACAGCAAGGCAGTGGACTGCTGGTCCATCGGAGTCATCGCCTATATTTT GTTGTGCGGCTATCCTCCCTTTTACGACGAGAACGACTCCAAGCTCTTTGAGCAAATCCTCAAAGCCGACTACGAGTTCGACGCGCCCTACTGGGACGACATATCCGACTCCG CTAAGGATTTCATTAGCAACCTCATGGAAAAAGATCCAGCCAAGCGGTTCACCTGCGAACAGGCTCTCCGACATCCCTG GATCGCCGGGGACACGGCACTCTGCAAGAACATCCACGAATCCGTCAGCCGGCAAATCAGGAAAAACTTTGCCAAGAGCAAATGGAGG CAAGCGTTCAACGCCACGGTGGTGGTTCGCCACATGAGGCGGCTGCAGCTGGGCAGCAGCATGGGGAGCAGCGTGGACGCTTCCAACCCCCCCGCCAGACCCGGTCCGAAGCCGGGTACGAGTCAGGCGGACCGCAACgggcccgccgccgccggctcGGCCGCTAGCCAGACTTCAGCTTTTGACAACTTAGCGACGCCGCGAAAGGAAT GTGTCGCCACGCCAGCCACTCCCTGCAGCCTGGCCTCGGCGGCCGCTTCTCCCGTGGCGGGGGCCGAGCTGAGCCACCCATCGGCGGTGCCCGCCCCCGTGCTCGCCGAGACCAAGTGA
- the cdc123 gene encoding cell division cycle protein 123 homolog isoform X2, whose amino-acid sequence MKKKQVAHCQFSVWYPIFKQHTIKSLILPLPQNVTDYLLDDGTLVVSGSDHIAQQPHINNDSDAEEDIQWSDDETTTTVTAPEFPEFTAKVLEAINALGGRVFPKLNWSAPRDANWIALNSSLQCQSLSEIFLLFKSSDFITHDLTQPFLHCNDQDSPDPIINYELVLRKWSELIPGGEFRCFVKENKLIAISQRDYTQYYPHILKQEESIVHAIHHFFNQHIQYNFLDEDFVLDVYRDSQGRVWVIDLNPFGEVTDSLLFSWEELTSGGEVARQQDEPDFRYTASEVTVQPSPCLSYRIPRDFVDLSTGEDAYKLIDFLKLKSQQEDEEDEEPPP is encoded by the exons ATGAAGAAGAAGCAAGTTGCTCACTGTCAATTTTCCGTTTGGTATCCGATATTTAAGCAACATACAATTAAAAG TCTGATTCTTCCACTGCCTCAAAATGTAACAGATTATTTACTGGACGATGGGACGCTGGTAGTTTCTGGGAG TGATCACATTGCACAGCAGCCCCATATTAACAACGATTCCGATGCTGAGGAAGATATTCAG TGGTCAGATGATGAAACAACTACCACAGTCACA GCTCCTGAGTTCCCAGAATTCACAGCCAAAGTGCTGGAGGCGATAAATGCTCTGGGTGGTCGTGTTTTCCCCAAACTCAACTGGAGTGCACCAAGG gACGCCAACTGGATTGCACTTAACAGCTCTCTGCAGTGTCAGAGCCTAAGCGAAATATTTCTCCTCTTCAAAAGCTCCGACTTCATCACCCATGACCTCACGCAGCC ATTTCTTCACTGCAATGACCAGGATTCGCCTGATCCTATCATCAATTATGAG CTTGTCCTGAGAAAGTGGAGCGAGCTGATCCCTGGCGGAGAGTTCCGCTGCTTTGTTAAGGAAAATAAACTGATAG cGATCAGCCAAAGAGACTACACTCAGTATTATCCGCACATCTTGAAGCAAGAGGAGTCCATTGTTCATGCTATCCACCACTTCTTTAACCAGCACATCCAGTACAACTTCTTGGATGAGGACT ttgtGTTGGATGTCTATAGAGATAGCCAG GGGAGAGTGTGGGTCATTGATCTGAACCCGTTCGGGGAGGTCACTGACTCCCTTCTGTTCAGCTGGGAGGAGCTGACGTCCGGCGGGGAAGTGGCCCGGCAGCAG GACGAGCCGGATTTCCGCTACACCGCTAGCGAGGTGACGGTGCAGCCCAGCCCCTGCCTGAGCTACCGAATCCCACGTGACTTTGTGGATCTgtcaactggagaggacgcttaCAAACTCATCGACTTCCTCAAGCTG AAAAGCCAACAGGAGGACGAAGAGGACGAGGAACCTCCGCCGTGA